A genomic stretch from Helianthus annuus cultivar XRQ/B chromosome 1, HanXRQr2.0-SUNRISE, whole genome shotgun sequence includes:
- the LOC110871567 gene encoding 60S ribosomal protein L23 → MSKRGRGGSAGNKFRMSLGLPVAATVNCADNTGAKNLYIISVKGIKGRLNRLPSACVGDMVMATVKKGKPDLRKKVMPAVIVRQRKPWRRKDGVFMYFEDNAGVIVNPKGEMKGSAITGPIGKECADLWPRIASAANAIV, encoded by the exons ATGTCGAAGCGAG GTCGCGGAGGTTCCGCCGGAAACAAGTTCCGGATGTCACTCGGTTTACCGGTGGCGGCGACGGTGAACTGCGCCGATAACACCGGCGCGAAGAATTTGTACATCATTTCAGTGAAAGGAATCAAAGGTAGGCTTAACCGTTTGCCGTCGGCTTGTGTCGGTGATATGGTTATGGCTACTGTGAAGAAAGGTAAGCCTGATTTGAGGAAGAAGGTTATGCCTGCTGTTATTGTTAGGCAGCGTAAGCCTTGGAGGCGAAAGGATGGTGTATTTATGTATTTTGAAG ACAATGCTGGTGTCATTGTAAACCCTAAGGGAGAAATGAAAG GATCTGCCATCACTGGACCAATCGGGAAAGAGTGCGCTGATTTGTGGCCTAGGATTGCAAGTGCTGCAAATGCCATTGTCTAG